A single Triticum dicoccoides isolate Atlit2015 ecotype Zavitan chromosome 2A, WEW_v2.0, whole genome shotgun sequence DNA region contains:
- the LOC119356279 gene encoding 60S ribosomal protein L7-2-like isoform X1 — protein MAQSYDDKNVNDDTFCIAIGMTFDDWTWRASVGWSFIFPLTVGYGVAFKWFKSKYSLELPKQLIFRIVGSILYCKNIGYTDVGSRLSGEVEICLHRLTKVTPCMASEAAKVPVPESVNFKRKRGEVWAAAKKQKVADEKKKDAENTKVIYARAKQYAGEYEAQDKELVQLKREARMKGGFYVSPEAKLLFVVRIRGINAMHPKTKKILQLLRLRQIFNGVFLKVNKATINMLRRVEPYVAYGYPNLKSVRELIYKRGYGKLNKQRIPLTNNKVIEEGLGKHNIICIEDLVHEILTVGPHFKEANNFLWPFKLKAPLGGLKKKRNHYVEGGDAGNRENYINQLVRRMN, from the exons ATGGCCCAGTCATACGACGACAAGAACGTTAATGATGACACCTTCTGCATCGCGATAGGAATGACGTTCGACGACTGGACTTGGAGGGCGTCGGTG GGGTGGAGTTTCATATTTCCCTTAACGGTGGGGTACG GGGTTGCATTCAAATGGTTCAAATCCAAGTACTCCCTCGAACTACCAAAACAACTTATATTTAGGATCGTAGGAAGTAtactatattgcaaaaacattggtTACACCGACGTCGGAAGTCGTCTCAGCGGCGAAGTCGAAATCTGCCTTCATAGGCTAACAAAAGTTACTCCCTGT ATGGCCTCCGAGGCGGCGAAGGTGCCGGTGCCGGAGTCGGTGAACTTCAAGAGGAAGAGGGGAGAGGTCTGGGCCGCCGCGAAGAAGCAGAAGGTCGCCGACGAGAAGAAGAAGGACGCGGAGAACACCAAGGTCATCTACGCCCGCGCCAAGCAGTACGCCGGGGAGTATGAGGCTCAG GACAAGGAGCTGGTGCAACTTAAGCGTGAGGCCCGGATGAAGGGTGGGTTCTATGTCAGTCCTGAGGCAAAGCTGCTGTTTGTCGTCCGTATCCGTGG TATCAATGCTATGCACCCAAAGACCAAGAAGATCTTGCAGCTTTTGCGTTTGAGGCAG ATTTTTAATGGTGTGTTCCTTAAGGTCAACAAGGCCACCATTAACATGCTGCGTCGGGTTGAGCCATATGTTGCTTACGG GTACCCTAACCTCAAGAGTGTCAGGGAGCTGATCTACAAGAGAGGTTACGGAAAGCTCAACAAGCAAAGGATTCCTCTGACCAAcaacaaagtcattgaggag GGTTTGGGGAAGCACAACATCATCTGCATCGAGGACCTTGTGCATGAGATCTTGACCGTTGGCCCACACTTCAAGGAGGCGAACAACTTCCTGTGGCCATTCAAGCTTAAGGCACCACTCGGTGGCctgaagaagaagaggaaccacTACGTTGAGGGTGGTGACGCTGGTAACCGTGAGAACTACATCAACCAGCTTGTTAGAAGGATGAACTAG
- the LOC119356279 gene encoding 60S ribosomal protein L7-2-like isoform X2: MASEAAKVPVPESVNFKRKRGEVWAAAKKQKVADEKKKDAENTKVIYARAKQYAGEYEAQDKELVQLKREARMKGGFYVSPEAKLLFVVRIRGINAMHPKTKKILQLLRLRQIFNGVFLKVNKATINMLRRVEPYVAYGYPNLKSVRELIYKRGYGKLNKQRIPLTNNKVIEEGLGKHNIICIEDLVHEILTVGPHFKEANNFLWPFKLKAPLGGLKKKRNHYVEGGDAGNRENYINQLVRRMN; this comes from the exons ATGGCCTCCGAGGCGGCGAAGGTGCCGGTGCCGGAGTCGGTGAACTTCAAGAGGAAGAGGGGAGAGGTCTGGGCCGCCGCGAAGAAGCAGAAGGTCGCCGACGAGAAGAAGAAGGACGCGGAGAACACCAAGGTCATCTACGCCCGCGCCAAGCAGTACGCCGGGGAGTATGAGGCTCAG GACAAGGAGCTGGTGCAACTTAAGCGTGAGGCCCGGATGAAGGGTGGGTTCTATGTCAGTCCTGAGGCAAAGCTGCTGTTTGTCGTCCGTATCCGTGG TATCAATGCTATGCACCCAAAGACCAAGAAGATCTTGCAGCTTTTGCGTTTGAGGCAG ATTTTTAATGGTGTGTTCCTTAAGGTCAACAAGGCCACCATTAACATGCTGCGTCGGGTTGAGCCATATGTTGCTTACGG GTACCCTAACCTCAAGAGTGTCAGGGAGCTGATCTACAAGAGAGGTTACGGAAAGCTCAACAAGCAAAGGATTCCTCTGACCAAcaacaaagtcattgaggag GGTTTGGGGAAGCACAACATCATCTGCATCGAGGACCTTGTGCATGAGATCTTGACCGTTGGCCCACACTTCAAGGAGGCGAACAACTTCCTGTGGCCATTCAAGCTTAAGGCACCACTCGGTGGCctgaagaagaagaggaaccacTACGTTGAGGGTGGTGACGCTGGTAACCGTGAGAACTACATCAACCAGCTTGTTAGAAGGATGAACTAG